Part of the Methylomonas sp. AM2-LC genome, TGATAAGCATTCTTTTCATTATTTATCCTTGTTGTTCTTTGTATCCTACGTAGAGTTAATACAGGTTTGGTTGTCGCGGATAAAGGCGGCGTTGTTTCCCAACATTATGCATTTGAATAGCCAGACTGATTGAAAACGGTAATCGCAGATTGATGTTTAAAAGCAGCATGTAGCGGATCTTCCGGGTGTGGCATTTCAAATAGAGGGAATCTGTTATACCGAACTCTATACAAAGGATGCAGGTCACTCATCATGGGTTGAGTGATAAAACCCTAAAAAATTCTTTTGGCTGTCAGACGTAAATCGTCACAACCATTAGCGTATAATTTATTTATCGTCTAGTCTATCAGCAGATAAACCCCTCTAATATAACAATCTTTGCTAATAGCAGCAATTTTAAACCACTATAGCCAATATATTGTTATCATTTACAGCATGAATAGTTCAGAAAATAAGAGCAATCCTCAAGTCCAGTGGCTGGAAATCAGTGAGGCAAATAGCGAACAGCGACTCGATAATTTCCTGATCTCGTACCTTAAGGGTGTTCCGAAAACACGGATATACCGTTTGGTAAGAAAAGGTGAAGTAAGAGTTAACAAAGGTCGGGCCGATGTCAGCTATAAACTGGCAATTGGGGATATTGTTCGTATTCCTCCAATAAGAGTAGCTGAAAAATCGGAAGAGAGCATAATTATCCAACCTACCTTGAGATTTAGTTTAGAAAACCATATTCTTTTTGAAGACGAAGGCTTTATTGTGCTAAATAAACCAGCCGGATTTGCGGTCCATGGTGGTAGTGGCGTTAATTCAGGCATCATTGAAGCACTGAGGCAAATTAGACCACAACAAAAATTTCTTGAATTGGCTCATAGACTGGATAAAGAAACATCGGGTTGTTTATTAATTGCAAAAAAACGTGCAGTTCTAAAAGTTTTTCACGAACTGTTTCGTGGTGATGGTGTCAATAAAACATATTTGGCTTTACTAGCAGGACAGTTTAAGCGTAAGAAACAATTAGTTGAGGTCCCATTGCTCAAAAACACCCAGCAAGGAGGCGAACGAATGGTGATAGTCAGTCAGGCAGGCAAATCTGCAGAAACTTTATTTACGCGTTTAACACAGTTTCAGGATGCAACACTCGTTCATGCGGCTCCAAAAACGGGGCGTACTCATCAAATACGGGTTCATGCTGCCTGGCTCGGTCATCCAATTATTGCAGATGACCGTTATGGTGAAAATGCTATTAATAAATTGTTTAAAAATCGTGGTTATAAACGATTGTTTTTACATGCCGAGCAATTACAGTTTGCCCATCCTGTTACTGGGCAGCCACTCAGTTTTATTGCACCCTTACCTGAGGAATTACAACTTTTACTGCAAAATGAAAAACCGCTTTGATTTAATTATCTTCGATTGGGATGGTACCCTTATTGATTCTGTGGATTGGATAGTCTACTGCATACAGCAAGCAGCTATTCGTCACCATTGTCGGGTACCTGATGTTCAGGCTGCAAAAGATATTATCGGTCTGAGCATTGAGAAAGCCATAACGCAATTATTTCCAGACATTGATGACTCACTACGAGAGAAAATAGTTGCAGACTATGCACAGACTTTTTTTTCTAAAGACATCAGTCGAGCAGATCTGTTTCCGGGTGTTTATGAAATGTTGCAACAATTTAAAGTCAATGGCTATCAGTTGGCAATTGCCACTGGTAAAAAGTCCAGAGGACTTGCTCAGGCTGTGGTAGCTACTGAACTAGCAGATTTATTTGCGGCGACTCGTAGCTCTGATCAAGCAGAATCTAAACCAAATCCATTAATGATTAATCAAATTATTAGCGAACTCGGTGTTGATAAGCAACGCGTTCTAATGGTGGGCGACTCAGTACATGATCTGCAAATGGCGATGAATGCCGGTATTGCTGCCATTGGCGTTACTTGTGGAGCGCACTCGGCTGAGATTTTACAACACTATCAGCCACTGATGTGTTTGAGTTATCCAACTGATTTACTGGAATTTTTATAAGGGGTTAATGCATGGAAAATAATCAGGATTCGGCAAAAACAACTGTCGAGCAACAAATTCGCTGGGAAAAAGAAGTGATCGAAAAGCTTGCGTTTGCTGCCATTAATGAACAAAAAACAGCCAGACGTTGGGGGATTTTTTTTAAGTTATTAGCGTTTTCTTATCTTATTATTGTTTTATTGGTTGCTACTTATCCGCAAATTAAAGAAGAGATTGGTGCAAAAGGCAGTCAGCATGTGGCTATTGTTGATGTAACTGGTGTAATAGCTCAAGGAGAAGCGGCCAGCGCCAATAATGTCATTGAGGGTTTGCGTGATGCCATCAAAGACAAAAACACCAAAGGTGTTATTCTTAATATTAATTCACCCGGTGGCAGTCCAGTGCAGTCAGCTGAAATCTATGATGAGATCCGGCGGCTAAAGAAAAAGCATCCTGATACGCCAATTTATGCCGTTGTTGCGGATATATGTGCTTCTGGTGGTTATTATATTGCTGCTGCTACTGACAAAATTTATGTCAATCAAGCCAGTATTATTGGGTCCATTGGTGTAATTATGAATGGTTTTGGTTTAACCAAGATAATGGATAAAGTCGGTGTAGAGCGACGATTATTAACAGCTGGTGCACATAAAGCAATGTTGGATCCGTTTTCGCCGCTAAAGGAACAGGAATTCGCTCACATGCAATCTTTGCTTGATGAAGTGCATCAACAATTTATTGTTGCCGTTCGAGAAGGGCGTGGCAACAGGTTAAAAGAAGCCGAAACGTCGGAATTATTTTCAGGCTTGGTGTGGACAGGGGCTGAGGGTGTAAAAATCGGTTTGGCTGATGATTTTGGTAGCGTTGATTCAGTTGCTCGTGATGTGCTTGGAACGGAAGAAAAAGTAAATTTTACTCCCCAGGAGCATTTAATGGATCGTTTAGCTGGTAAATTGGGAACAGTATTTGCCCATACCATAGGTAGTATGTTCAATCAGGTTGATTTGCAGTAATTTTTAGAAACTTATGGCACATATATTTGTATGTGCCATAGTGAAATTAATTTTCCTGAGCCGTTGCGAACGCTTTGCTAATATATTCTTGTAGAGAATTATCTTCCTGATAAATCAATAGTACTTTAAGTTGTTCAGCTTCAGCAATTTTCGCCGCGTCTACTTCGCCAACACACAGTAAGGCGGTGTCCCAGGCATCTGCCCAGGTGGGGTCGTCATGCAGAACTGTTACGGATAATAAATGATGCGTTACTGGACTGCCTGTTTTTGGGTTGATAATATGGGAATATGTTTGGCCTTGCTCCGCAAAAAAATTTCGATACGTGC contains:
- the rluC gene encoding 23S rRNA pseudouridine(955/2504/2580) synthase RluC, with product MNSSENKSNPQVQWLEISEANSEQRLDNFLISYLKGVPKTRIYRLVRKGEVRVNKGRADVSYKLAIGDIVRIPPIRVAEKSEESIIIQPTLRFSLENHILFEDEGFIVLNKPAGFAVHGGSGVNSGIIEALRQIRPQQKFLELAHRLDKETSGCLLIAKKRAVLKVFHELFRGDGVNKTYLALLAGQFKRKKQLVEVPLLKNTQQGGERMVIVSQAGKSAETLFTRLTQFQDATLVHAAPKTGRTHQIRVHAAWLGHPIIADDRYGENAINKLFKNRGYKRLFLHAEQLQFAHPVTGQPLSFIAPLPEELQLLLQNEKPL
- a CDS encoding HAD-IIIA family hydrolase produces the protein MKNRFDLIIFDWDGTLIDSVDWIVYCIQQAAIRHHCRVPDVQAAKDIIGLSIEKAITQLFPDIDDSLREKIVADYAQTFFSKDISRADLFPGVYEMLQQFKVNGYQLAIATGKKSRGLAQAVVATELADLFAATRSSDQAESKPNPLMINQIISELGVDKQRVLMVGDSVHDLQMAMNAGIAAIGVTCGAHSAEILQHYQPLMCLSYPTDLLEFL
- the sppA gene encoding signal peptide peptidase SppA, yielding MENNQDSAKTTVEQQIRWEKEVIEKLAFAAINEQKTARRWGIFFKLLAFSYLIIVLLVATYPQIKEEIGAKGSQHVAIVDVTGVIAQGEAASANNVIEGLRDAIKDKNTKGVILNINSPGGSPVQSAEIYDEIRRLKKKHPDTPIYAVVADICASGGYYIAAATDKIYVNQASIIGSIGVIMNGFGLTKIMDKVGVERRLLTAGAHKAMLDPFSPLKEQEFAHMQSLLDEVHQQFIVAVREGRGNRLKEAETSELFSGLVWTGAEGVKIGLADDFGSVDSVARDVLGTEEKVNFTPQEHLMDRLAGKLGTVFAHTIGSMFNQVDLQ